In Primulina eburnea isolate SZY01 chromosome 3, ASM2296580v1, whole genome shotgun sequence, one DNA window encodes the following:
- the LOC140826292 gene encoding LOW QUALITY PROTEIN: protein CELLULOSE SYNTHASE INTERACTIVE 1-like (The sequence of the model RefSeq protein was modified relative to this genomic sequence to represent the inferred CDS: deleted 1 base in 1 codon) → MKLNSRDRSSMEDPDGTLASVAKCIEQLRQNSSSHEKENSLRQLLELISIREDAFSAVGSHSQAVPVLVSLLRSGSLGIKIHAATVLGSLCEENELRVKVLLGGCIPPLLGLLKSNSAEGRIAAAKTIYAVSQGGVKDHVGSKIFSTEGVVPTLWEQLGKGLNNGNLVDDLLAGALRNLSSCIEGFWPASIQAGGVDILIKLLKTGESSTQANVCFLLACMMMEDASVCSEVLATETTKVLLKLLGAGNEDCARAEAARALKSLSEQCKESRREIASSNGIPILINATIAPSKEFMQGEFAQALQENSMCALANISGGLSYVISSLGKSLESCISPAQVADTLGALASALMIYNTDAEYSRASDPMEVEKTLVQQFKTRMPFLVQERTIEALATLYGNAVLASKLAASDAKRLLVGLITMATNEIQEELIKSLLILCYKEGSLWHALQGREGIQLLISLLGLSSEQQQECAVALLCLLSNENDESKWAITAAGGIPPLVQILETGSAKAKEDSATILGNLCNHSEDIRACVESADAVPALLWLLKNGSSNGKEIAIKTLNHLIHKSDTATISQLTALLISDLPESKAYVIDALKSLLSVAPLTDMMREGSAANDAVETLIKILSSTKEETQAKSALALSRIFDLRKDLRESSIAVKTLCSIIELLNVESENILVESCRCLAAIFLSIKVNQDVAAIARNALPLLLVLATSSVLQVQEQAVCALANLLLDGEASEKVMLEEIIVPATKVLHKGTNVGKIHAAAAIARFLHSREINSALIDCINCAGTVLALVSFLETSDSGSIVASEALDALSFLSRCVGGIGHVKPPWVVLDEYPSSITPIVSCIADATPMLQDQAIEVLSRLCRSQPLVLGNTVAGATGCISSIARRIISNSNAVVKIGGAALLVCTAKVNHQRVVEDLNSSSSWTSLVHSLVGMLSSSEFSQFNEDTISVCRIAEEEATSQGSKRSTLVINGTDIAIWLLSVFAAYDGKSKVEILEAGAIEVLTEKISQSFLLYTQAEFKEDGSIWICALLLAILFQDRDIIRANATMKAIPALARLLRSEDSAGRYFAAQAVASLVCNGSRGTLLSVANSGAAAGLISLLGCADDFINNLLELADEFGLVHYPDQVALERLFRVNDIRVGATSRKSIPALVDLLKPIPDRPGAPFLALGLLIQLARDCHPNQIVMVESGALEGLTKYLSLGPKDAYEEAATDLLGILFSTADIRKHESALAAVSQLIAVLRLGGRAARYSAAKALENLFSADHVRSAESSRQAVQPLVEILSTGSEKEQHAAIAALVTLLSENPSRALVVADVEMDAVDVLCRILSSDTSLVLKRDAAELCFVLFGNTRIRSTVAAERCIEPLVSLLVYEYSPAHQSVVLALDRLLEDEQLAELIAARGAVIPLAGLFHGQNYLLHEATCRALVKLGKDRPACKIDMVKAEVIETVLSILHEAPDFLCTAFAELLRILTNNAAIAEGPSAAKLVEPFFLLLTRSEFGTDGQRSAIRVLLNILEHQQCRANYTLASEQVIAPLLPLLDSPASAIQELAAELLSRLFLEEHLQGDPLTQQAIGPLIHILGPGTPILQQRAVRALVRVAGTWPNEIAKEGGVSELSKVILQPDSSLPQVLWESAASVLSSILQFSSDYYLEVPIAVLVRLLHSVSEGTVIGALNALLVLDSDDSTSAEAMAESGAIEALLVLLRRHQCEETAARLLEVLLNNVKIRESKATKSAILPLSQYLLDPQTQGQQARLLATLALGDLFQNESLARLADAVSACRALVNLLEDQPTEEMKVVAICALQNLVMYSRLNKRAVAEAGGVQVVLDLIGSSIPETSIQAAMFIKLLFCNNTIQEYASSETVRGLTAVIEKDLWATGTVNEEYLKALNALFGNFPRLRATEPATLSIPHLVTSLKTGSEATQEAALDALFLLRQAWSACPAEVSRAQSIASADAIPLLQYLIQSGPPRFQEKAEFLLQCLPGTLVVIIKRGNNMRQSVGVPSVYCKVTLGNNPPQLTKVVSTGPNPEWEESFAWSFESPPKGLKLHISCKNKSKMGKSKFGKVTIQVDRVVMLGAVAGEYTLLPASKSGPPRNLEIEFQWSSK, encoded by the exons ATGAAACTGAACTCAAG AGATCGGAGTAGCATGGAGGACCCCGATGGGACATTAGCAAGTGTTGCCAAGTGCATTGAACAATTGCGGCAAAATTCCTCCTCACATGAAAAGGAAAATTCCCTGAGGCAATTACTTGAGCTAATTAGCATTCGGGAAGATGCTTTTAGTGCAGTTGGATCACATTCTCAAGCAGTACCAGTTCTGGTGTCTCTTCTTCGTTCTGGATCACTTGGGATTAAGATACATGCTGCTACTGTTTTGGGTTCACTGTGCGAAGAAAATGAATTGCGGGTCAAAGTATTACTTGGAGGTTGCATTCCACCATTGCTAGGTCTTCTCAAGTCAAACTCAGCAGAAGGCCGAATAGCAGCTGCCAAGACAATTTATGCTGTTTCTCAAGGTGGCGTCAAGGATCATGTGGGGTCAAAAATTTTTTCAACGGAAGGAGTCGTCCCTACATTGTGGGAACAATTAGGGAAGGGGTTAAACAATGGAAATTTGGTTGATGATTTATTGGCTGGAGCTTTGCGAAATCTTTCTAGCTGCATTGAGGGATTTTGGCCTGCATCAATTCAAGCCGGCGGTGTTGATATCCTAATCAAATTGCTCAAAACAGGAGAATCAAGTACTCAAGCTAATGTGTGCTTTCTGTTGGCTTGCATGATGATGGAGGATGCATCTGTTTGCTCTGAAGTATTGGCTACAGAAACAACTAAAGTGCTCCTTAAGCTACTTGGAGCTGGTAATGAAGATTGTGCAAGAGCCGAAGCTGCACGGGCTCTTAAATCTCTTTCTGAACAGTGCAAAGAATCCAGGAGGGAGATTGCTAGTTCCAATGGTATACCAATACTGATAAATGCGACGATAGCTCCTTCAAAAGAATTCATGCAGGGTGAATTCGCCCAAGCTTTGCAAGAGAATTCAATGTGTGCTCTTGCAAACATCTCTGGTGGCTTGTCATATGTCATCTCAAGTCTTGGTAAAAGCCTTGAATCATGCATCTCTCCTGCACAAGTTGCCGACACATTGGGAGCTTTAGCTTCTGCTCTCATGATATATAACACTGATGCAGAATACTCTAGAGCATCAGATCCCATGGAGGTGGAAAAGACACTGGTCCAGCAGTTCAAAACTAGGATGCCATTTTTGGTGCAGGAGCGAACAATAGAAGCCCTTGCTACTTTATATGGGAATGCTGTGCTAGCAAGCAaacttgctgcatctgatgcaaaaAGACTGCTTGTTGGGTTGATTACTATGGCAACCAATGAAATTCAGGAAGAGCTGATAAAGTCCCTTTTAATTCTTTGCTACAAGGAAGGTAGTTTGTGGCATGCTCTTCAAGGTCGTGAGGGAATTCAACTTTTGATATCTCTTCTCGGTCTTTCATCA GAGCAGCAGCAAGAGTGTGCTGTTGCTTTACTTTGCCTTCTATCCAACGAAAATGATGAAAGCAAATGGGCAATTACCGCCGCTGGTGGCATTCCTCCATTAGTTCAAATCCTTGAGACCGGCTCTGCGAAAGCCAAAGAAGACTCTGCAACAATTCTTGGAAACCTATGTAATCACAGTGAGGATATACGAGCTTGTGTTGAAAGTGCCGATGCTGTTCCTGCTTTACTATGGCTACTGAAGAATGGAAGTTCCAATGGGAAGGAAATTGCTATTAAGACCTTAAATCATTTGATCCACAAGTCAGACACAGCAACAATCAGCCAACTCACTGCATTGTTAATCAGTGATCTACCTGAATCTAAAGCTTATGTCATAGATGCATTAAAGAGTTTGCTCTCTGTGGCCCCTCTGACTGATATGATGCGAGAAGGTAGTGCGGCAAATGATGCGGTCGAGACACTGATAAAAATCTTAAGCTCTACCAAGGAAGAGACTCAGGCAAAATCTGCGCTAGCTCTTTCTAGAATCTTTGACCTCAGAAAGGACTTGCGTGAAAGTTCCATTGCTGTGAAAACTCTTTGCTCAATCATTGAACTTCtaaatgttgagtctgaaaataTCTTAGTTGAATCTTGCCGTTGCCTTGCCGCAATTTTTCTTTCAATAAAAGTGAACCAAGATGTAGCTGCTATTGCTAGGAATGCATTGCCTTTGTTGCTGGTGCTTGCCACCTCTTCGGTGTTGCAAGTTCAAGAGCAAGCAGTGTGTGCTTTGGCAAATCTCCTCTTAGATGGTGAAGCATCTGAAAAAGTTATGCTGGAAGAAATTATTGTGCCAGCGACTAAAGTTCTACACAAAGGCACGAATGTAGGCAAGATTCATGCTGCTGCAGCAATAGCCCGGTTTCTCCATTCTCGTGAAATTAATTCTGCTTTAATTGACTGTATAAATTGTGCTGGAACGGTGCTTGCTTTAGTTTCATTCCTCGAAACCTCTGACAGTGGATCTATTGTTGCATCAGAAGCACTCGATGCTCTTTCCTTCCTCTCAAGGTGTGTTGGAGGTATTGGACACGTCAAACCTCCTTGGGTAGTTCTTGATGAATACCCAAGTAGTATTACTCCAATAGTTTCATGCATTGCAGATGCCACACCAATGCTGCAGGACCAGGCTATTGAAGTATTATCCCGGCTCTGTCGGAGCCAACCTCTTGTTCTTGGTAACACAGTTGCTGGTGCCACTGGATGCATTTCATCCATTGCAAGAAGGATAATCAGCAACTCCAATGCTGTGGTCAAAATTGGAGGAGCTGCTCTTCTCGTTTGCACTGCAAAAGTGAATCATCAAAGGGTAGTTGAGGATTTAAATAGTTCAAGTTCATGGACGTCTCTCGTCCATTCTCTTGTTGGGATGCTAAGTTCTTCTGAGTTTTCTCAATTCAATGAAGATACCATAAGCGTCTGCAGGatagctgaagaagaggctacTAGCCAAGGCTCCAAGAGAAGTACATTAGTTATTAATGGTACCGATATAGCTATATGGCTCCTTTCTGTGTTTGCAGCTTATGATGGTAAAAGTAAAGTTGAGATCCTGGAGGCTGGTGCAATTGAAGTTCTTACTGAGAAAATTTCTCAATCCTTTTTGCTGTATACACAG GCTGAATTTAAAGAGGATGGCAGCATATGGATTTGCGCCCTTTTGTTAGCAATCTTATTCCAAGACCGAGATATCATCCGTGCTAATGCAACGATGAAAGCTATTCCAGCACTCGCAAGATTGTTGAGGTCAGAGGATTCGGCTGGCAGATATTTTGCTGCCCAAGCTGTGGCCAGTCTTGTCTGTAATGGTAGCAGGGGAACTCTTCTATCTGTTGCAAATTCAGGGGCAGCTGCAGGACTTATTTCGTTGCTTGGTTGTGCTGATGATTTTATCAATAACCTTCTGGAATTGGCTGATGAATTTGGTTTGGTTCATTATCCGGACCAGGTGGCTCTTGAAAGATTGTTTAGGGTCAATGACATCAGGGTTGGGGCAACCTCGAGGAAATCTATACCAGCCCTCGTTGACTTGCTTAAGCCTATCCCGGATCGACCAGGGGCACCTTTTCTTGCATTGGGACTTCTAATCCAGCTTGCTAGAGACTGTCATCctaatcagattgttatggtGGAATCGGGGGCCTTGGAAGGGTTGACGAAGTATCTATCTCTTGGCCCAAAAGATGCATATGAGGAAGCTGCTACTGATTTACTTGGTATTCTGTTCAGCACAGCTGACATAAGAAAGCACGAATCTGCACTGGCTGCTGTCAGTCAACTCATAGCAGTTTTGCGTTTAGGTGGAAGAGCGGCAAGATATAGTGCTGCAAAAGCcttggaaaacttattttctgctGATCATGTAAGGAGTGCTGAGTCTTCTAGACAAGCTGTTCAACCTTTGGTGGAAATTCTTAGCACTGGCTCAGAGAAAGAGCAGCATGCTGCTATTGCTGCTTTGGTTACTCTACTGAGTGAGAACCCGTCTAGAGCCCTTGTGGTAGCTGATGTTGAGATGGATGCTGTTGATGTGCTATGCAGGATTCTTTCTTCGGATACTTCGTTGGTGTTGAAAAGGGATGCGGCTGAGTTGTGTTTTGTTCTTTTTGGCAACACAAGAATCAGATCTACTGTAGCTGCTGAACGTTGCATAGAGCCTTTAGTTTCTCTCCTTGTTTACGAGTATAGTCCCGCTCACCAGTCAGTTGTCCTTGCGTTAGATAGGCTACTAGAAGATGAACAGCTGGCCGAACTAATTGCTGCCCGTGGGGCTGTAATCCCTCTTGCTGGGCTTTTTCATGGTCAGAATTATTTGCTCCATGAGGCTACATGTAGAGCTCTAGTTAAGCTAGGAAAAGACAGGCCTGCATGTAAAATAGACATGGTGAAAGCTGAAGTGATTGAGACGGTGCTTAGTATACTCCATGAAGCACCAGATTTCCTATGTACTGCATTTGCCGAACTGCTCAGAATACTTACAAATAATGCAGCCATAGCAGAAGGTCCTTCTGCGGCGAAACTGGTTGAGCCTTTCTTCTTATTGCTGACTAGATCAGAGTTTGGAACAGATGGACAGCGGAGTGCAATTCGTGTTCTCTTGAATATTTTAGAGCATCAACAATGTCGCGCTAATTATACCCTGGCGTCTGAGCAAGTGATAGCGCCTCTCCTGCCTTTACTTGACTCTCCTGCTTCAGCAATTCAAGAGCTGGCCGCTGAGCTCCTATCTCGTCTTTTTTTAGAGGAGCATCTACAGGGGGACCCACTAACACAACAAGCAATTGGTCCATTGATACACATTCTTGGTCCTGGTACACCCATTTTGCAACAGAGAGCCGTGAGGGCTCTTGTCAGGGTTGCAGGTACTTGGCCAAATGAAATTGCAAAAGAGGGTGGTGTGAGTGAACTGTCCAAAGTCATTCTTCAACCCGATTCTTCACTTCCTCAGGTTTTGTGGGAGTCTGCTGCTTCTGTGTTATCCAGCATCCTGCAGTTTAGTTCTGACTATTATTTGGAAGTACCCATTGCTGTGTTGGTTAGGTTGCTTCATTCAGTCTCAGAGGGTACGGTTATTGGTGCTCTGAATGCTCTTTTAGTGTTAGACAGTGATGATTCTACAAGTGCTGAGGCGATGGCCGAAAGTGGGGCAATTGAAGCGCTCCTGGTACTTCTTAGACGTCATCAATGTGAGGAAACGGCTGCCCGACTACTTGAGGTGTTATTGAACAATGTGAAGATCAGGGAATCTAAAGCTACCAAATCCGCTATTTTACCACTATCCCAGTACCTTTTGGATCCTCAAACCCAAGGTCAGCAGGCAAGGTTACTGGCGACTCTTGCCCTTGGTGACTTATTCCAAAACGAGAGCCTTGCTCGATTAGCTGATGCTGTTTCAGCCTGCCGAGCTTTAGTGAATCTGCTTGAGGATCAACCCACAGAAGAAATGAAAGTAGTAGCTATATGTGCACTGCAGAACCTTGTCATGTATAGCAGATTAAATAAAAGGGCTGTAGCAGAAGCTGGTGGTGTTCAGGTTGTGCTTGATCTGATTGGCTCAAGCATCCCCGAAACATCGATACAGGCAGCAATGTTTATCAAACTTCTTTTCTGTAACAATACCATTCAAGAGTATGCTTCTAGCGAAACTGTTAGAGGCTTAACAG CTGTgattgaaaaggatttgtggGCCACTGGCACAGTAAACGAGGAGTATCTGAAGGCTCTAAATGCACTATTTGGCAACTTTCCACGTCTAAGAGCAACAGAACCTGCAACTCTAAGCATTCCTCATCTTGTCACATCTCTTAAGACAGGATCAGAAGCTACTCAAGAAGCTGCATTGGATGCACTATTTCTTCTAAGGCAAGCTTGGTCAGCTTGTCCCGCTGAAGTTTCTCGTGCACAATCAATTGCTTCTGCGGATGCGATACCTCTTTTGCAATACTTGATCCAGTCAGGCCCACCTCGATTTCAAGAGAAGGCAGAATTTTTGCTGCAGTGTTTACCGGGAACATTAGTGGTGATAATCAAGAGAGGAAACAATATGAGGCAATCTGTTGGGGTACCAAGTGTGTACTGCAAAGTTACCCTCGGAAATAATCCCCCTCAGCTAACCAAG GTGGTATCAACTGGTCCCAACCCTGAGTGGGAAGAGAGTTTTGCTTGGTCCTTTGAAAGTCCCCCTAAAGGCCTGAAACTTCACATTTCTTGCAAGAACAAGAGCAAAATGGGAAAG AGCAAATTTGGGAAGGTAACTATCCAAGTAGACCGTGTAGTCATGTTAGGTGCCGTTGCCGGTGAGTACACGCTGCTTCCCGCGAGCAAAAGTGGCCCGCCAAGAAATTTGGAAATAGAATTTCAGTGGTCTAGTAAGTAG
- the LOC140828223 gene encoding heavy metal-associated isoprenylated plant protein 23-like: protein MIKKMGVGATLEYIMSSTAGHKKQKKKQLQTVNLKVRMDCDGCELKLKKAMSSLKGVKSVEINRKEQKVTVTGYADQNKVLKKAKSTGKKAEIWPYVPYNMVPQPYAPPAYDKKAPPGFVRKVDAVTTDDPYVTIFSDENPNACSIM from the exons atgataaaaaaaatgggTGTTGGAGCAACTCTGGAGTACATAATGAGCAGCACTGCCGGTCACAAAAAGCAAAAGAAAAAACAGTTGCAGACTGTAAATCTAAAGGTCAGAATGGATTGTGATGGCTGCGAGCTTAAACTCAAGAAGGCTATGTCTTCTTTAAAAG GAGTGAAATCTGTGGAGATAAACAGGAAAGAGCAAAAGGTAACAGTAACAGGATACGCGGACCAAAACAAAGTGTTGAAGAAAGCAAAATCAACGGGAAAGAAAGCCGAGATATGGCCGTATGTGCCCTACAATATGGTGCCTCAGCCATATGCTCCGCCGGCATACGACAAGAAAGCACCGCCAGGTTTTGTCAGAAAAGTCGATGCGGTCACAACCGATGACCCCTACGTTACAATCTTCAGTGATGAAAATCCAAATGCATGTTCTATAATGTAG
- the LOC140826293 gene encoding L-ascorbate oxidase, which produces MLQPVKISITPIIILVLVCCVNVECARVRHYKWEVKYEFKSPDCYKKLAITINGRTPGPSIIAQQGDTIVVELTNSLLTENVAIHWHGIRQIGTPWSDGTEGVTQCPILPGDTFVYKFVVDRAGTYLYHAHYGMQREGGLYGSIRVSLPDGEKEPYSYDYDRSIILTDWYHKSTNEQATGLSSIPFVWVGEPQSILIQGRGKFNCKTPGIQSGLCNATNPECNPYSLTVIPGKTYRLRIGSLTALSALSFQIEAHNMLVVEADGHNVEPFEVKNLFIYSGETYSVLIRADQDPSRNYWASAQVVSRNNTTPDGLAILNYYPNHPRRNPSSTPPVGPRWNDVSPRLSQSLATRARSGYIHPPPQTSDRVIVMLNTQNRINGYVRWSVNNVSFSLPQTPYLIAFKEKLLHSFDKTPPPDGYDPRHDIYTVAKNVNATTSNAAYRLEFNSTVDVILQNSNTMNPNNSETHPWHLHGHDFWVMGYGLGKFNVSSHPKNYNYVNPIMKNTVAVHPYGWTALRFRADNPGTWAFHCHIESHFYMGMGVVFEEGVERLGKLPKSIMGCGQTKG; this is translated from the exons ATGCTTCAACCTGTTAAAATATCTATTACACCAATCATAATATTAGTGTTGGTTTGTTGCGTAAACGTGGAGTGCGCAAGAGTTCGACATTACAAATGGGAGGTGAAGTATGAGTTCAAGTCTCCGGACTGTTACAAGAAATTGGCTATAACGATAAACGGGAGAACTCCGGGACCAAGCATCATTGCGCAGCAAGGAGACACCATTGTGGTGGAGCTTACCAATAGTTTGCTGACAGAAAATGTTGCAATCCACTGGCATGGAATTAGACAG ATAGGAACACCTTGGTCGGATGGAACAGAAGGGGTGACTCAGTGTCCGATTCTGCCTGGTGACACCTTCGTGTACAAATTTGTTGTGGATAGA GCAGGGACATACTTGTATCATGCTCACTATGGTATGCAAAGAGAAGGTGGGCTGTACGGGTCGATCCGGGTATCGTTACCGGATGGGGAAAAGGAGCCCTACAGCTATGACTACGACAGAAGCATCATCCTCACTGATTGGTATCACAAGAGCACAAACGAGCAAGCTACTGGCCTTTCTTCTATCCCCTTTGTTTGGGTTGGAGAGCCTCAG TCCATTCTGATCCAAGGAAGAGGTAAATTCAACTGCAAGACACCCGGTATCCAATCCGGCCTCTGCAACGCCACCAATCCAGAGTGCAACCCATACTCACTCACGGTTATCCCGGGCAAAACCTACCGTCTCCGCATCGGCAGTCTCACTGCTCTATCCGCACTAAGCTTCCAAATCGAAGCCCACAATATGCTCGTAGTCGAAGCAGATGGCCACAATGTGGAGCCATTTGAGGTAAAAAATCTCTTCATTTACTCAGGCGAAACCTATTCCGTCCTGATCCGGGCCGATCAGGACCCCTCTAGAAATTACTGGGCTTCCGCGCAAGTTGTCAGCAGGAACAACACTACCCCAGATGGATTAGCTATCTTGAACTACTATCCCAACCATCCTCGAAGAAATCCTTCTTCGACTCCTCCTGTCGGACCGCGATGGAACGATGTTTCGCCCCGACTTTCACAGAGTTTGGCCACCAGAGCTCGGTCTGGATACATCCACCCTCCTCCGCAAACATCCGACAGGGTCATAGTCATGCTCAACACACAGAATAGGATCAACGGATACGTCCGGTGGTCCGTAAATAACGTGTCGTTTAGCCTGCCACAAACTCCTTATCTGATCGCATTTAAGGAAAAACTCTTGCATTCTTTCGACAAGACACCGCCACCAGACGGATACGACCCGAGACACGATATATATACGGTGGCAAAAAACGTGAACGCCACGACCAGCAATGCAGCGTACCGGTTGGAGTTCAACTCGACTGTGGATGTGATCCTGCAGAATTCGAATACTATGAACCCGAACAACAGTGAGACGCACCCGTGGCATCTTCATGGGCATGATTTTTGGGTGATGGGGTATGGTTTGGGGAAGTTCAATGTATCGAGTCACCCGAAGAACTATAATTATGTGAATCCAATAATGAAGAATACGGTGGCAGTTCATCCATATGGGTGGACAGCATTGAGATTCAGAGCTGATAATCCGGGGACTTGGGCTTTCCATTGTCACATAGAGTCACATTTCTACATGGGAATGGGGGTTGTTTTCGAAGAAGGGGTGGAGAGACTGGGGAAATTGCCTAAATCTATCATGGGCTGCGGACAAACCAAAGGCTAG
- the LOC140826294 gene encoding uncharacterized protein: MDSTTESPAPVDSSFSSAAVLDLADDPLSSPYASLNSHCHDLSALHDLACRGAWRTILDKVARARSLSLLSKPHEHLIYLTFNILSLLKLRRFSDAHQELQTLDDYDLDNSTQYLFESYPDHYPNHKSGSMIPFALRWFHSHLPFTLGNRQLSLDRLYALLHSIRDKKLSRNRDEFSEFSLNLWKRRESLVSNTIISHHLSQKEFGVCLALLKEQLRREENPIMVSKLGYVQMQYGDLDGAKQSFEVAEKMVAEGSEDGNVGLRNLIGRNKALMYLVAKDYVSAVREYEGCIERDGSDVVAINNKAICLMYLRDLSDSIKVLESALERIPTMALNETLVVNLCSMYELAYVNHADTKKTLGSWIARVAPDDFDTSCTRI, from the coding sequence ATGGACAGCACAACTGAATCGCCGGCGCCCGTAGACTCTTCCTTCTCCTCAGCTGCTGTGCTCGATCTGGCCGACGACCCACTGTCCAGCCCATACGCCTCCCTCAACTCCCACTGCCACGATCTCTCCGCCCTCCATGACCTCGCTTGCCGTGGCGCGTGGCGTACCATACTCGACAAGGTGGCCCGTGCACGCTCTCTCTCCCTCCTCTCCAAGCCCCACGAGCACCTCATTTACCTCACCTTCAACATCCTCTCCCTTCTCAAGCTCCGCCGCTTCTCCGACGCTCACCAGGAGCTCCAAACCCTGGACGACTACGATCTCGATAACTCCACCCAGTATCTATTTGAATCTTATCCGGATCATTACCCGAATCATAAATCCGGATCCATGATCCCTTTTGCCCTCCGCTGGTTCCACTCTCACTTGCCTTTCACCCTAGGCAACCGCCAATTGTCCCTCGATCGTCTCTACGCCCTCCTTCATTCCATCCGCGACAAGAAATTATCGCGAAATCGCGATGAATTTAGTGAATTTTCGTTGAATCTTTGGAAGAGACGGGAGAGTTTGGTATCAAATACCATTATTAGTCACCACTTGAGCCAGAAGGAGTTCGGGGTTTGTTTGGCATTGTTAAAGGAACAGCTGAGGCGAGAAGAGAATCCCATAATGGTTTCAAAATTGGGCTATGTGCAAATGCAGTATGGGGATTTGGACGGGGCTAAACAGAGTTTTGAGGTAGCGGAGAAGATGGTGGCTGAGGGAAGCGAAGATGGGAATGTGGGCTTGAGGAATTTAATCGGTAGGAATAAGGCTTTGATGTATTTAGTGGCCAAGGACTATGTGTCTGCGGTGAGGGAGTACGAGGGATGTATAGAGAGAGATGGTTCGGATGTAGTGGCGATTAATAACAAAGCTATCTGTTTAATGTATCTAAGGGACTTGTCGGATTCAATCAAGGTGTTGGAGAGTGCGTTGGAGAGGATTCCAACAATGGCGTTGAACGAGACGCTCGTGGTGAATTTATGCAGTATGTATGAGTTAGCTTATGTAAACCACGCGGATACAAAGAAGACTCTAGGTAGTTGGATCGCAAGAGTGGCTCCTGATGATTTTGATACTTCATGTACGAGAATATGA